The Megasphaera stantonii genome includes a window with the following:
- a CDS encoding type II toxin-antitoxin system RelB/DinJ family antitoxin: MATVSATIKIDESLKKDSQKLFAAMGLTLSSAITIFLSQAVREQGLPFKPTLRTNSHPLSDELLSIIKEAHEGINMSNSFDTVDELMRDLDA, translated from the coding sequence ATGGCAACTGTAAGCGCAACAATTAAAATTGATGAATCCTTAAAAAAAGACTCCCAAAAACTGTTTGCTGCCATGGGTCTTACGTTATCTTCTGCTATAACAATTTTCTTATCGCAAGCTGTTCGGGAACAGGGATTACCGTTTAAACCTACCTTGCGGACTAATTCACATCCATTGTCAGATGAGTTATTGAGCATTATAAAAGAAGCGCATGAGGGGATAAATATGTCAAACTCATTTGATACTGTAGATGAGCTGATGAGGGATTTGGATGCTTAA
- a CDS encoding HI0074 family nucleotidyltransferase substrate-binding subunit, producing MKKLDNFSSCLDILRHADFTLADNDDIYRTGVVGQFNLTFELAWKALQEVMKLHGVAGAESGSPREILQLAYKIGFLHDAAVWLLMLKKRNIAVHIYNEDEIDEMILLIRDSFIPAFSALQKTLQEKLDKVECDW from the coding sequence ATGAAAAAGCTGGATAATTTTTCCAGTTGCTTAGATATATTGCGACATGCTGATTTTACGCTGGCCGATAACGACGACATATATCGCACGGGGGTTGTGGGGCAGTTTAATCTGACGTTTGAGCTCGCTTGGAAAGCACTGCAAGAAGTGATGAAACTGCATGGCGTGGCAGGAGCAGAGAGTGGATCGCCCAGAGAGATTTTACAGCTTGCCTATAAAATTGGTTTTCTGCATGATGCTGCAGTATGGCTGCTGATGCTAAAAAAGCGAAATATAGCTGTACATATATACAATGAAGATGAAATTGACGAAATGATCCTGCTGATTCGGGATAGCTTTATTCCGGCTTTCTCGGCATTACAAAAGACTTTACAGGAGAAATTGGATAAGGTAGAATGCGATTGGTAA
- a CDS encoding Txe/YoeB family addiction module toxin, giving the protein MYTIKYTKAAVKDIPKLKAAHLDSKAKLLIDLIRENPYQTPPSYEKLIGNLQGLFSRRINLQHRLVYEVYENEKVIKIISMWTHYERI; this is encoded by the coding sequence GTGTACACGATTAAGTATACAAAAGCGGCGGTCAAAGATATTCCTAAATTAAAGGCGGCTCATCTGGACAGCAAAGCCAAACTACTAATTGACTTAATTCGAGAAAACCCGTATCAAACCCCGCCTTCTTACGAAAAACTGATAGGAAATTTGCAAGGATTATTTTCACGAAGAATTAATTTGCAACACCGCTTGGTGTATGAAGTTTATGAGAATGAGAAAGTAATTAAAATTATTAGCATGTGGACACATTATGAACGGATTTAA
- the radC gene encoding RadC family protein, whose amino-acid sequence MKVRERMALYGAETLSNRELLSVLLGGVNTNQVAQNVMDSLPHKNIYDLSEMDVLDLNKIDGIGKRNAEILYAAVELGRRLHKERVKLYAPDFSTPRAVADYVMEDMRCLTQEEFRAALLTCKNQLITVKTLTKGTINASLAKSREVFKMALQYNAAAVILVHNHPSGDPAPSRDDISVTQKIFQAGQVMEIPVLDHIIIGDGTFTSLCELGYI is encoded by the coding sequence ATGAAAGTACGGGAAAGAATGGCGCTGTATGGAGCGGAAACGTTAAGCAATAGGGAACTTCTTTCTGTATTGTTAGGCGGAGTCAATACTAATCAAGTGGCGCAAAATGTAATGGACAGCTTGCCGCATAAAAATATATACGATTTGAGTGAAATGGATGTACTGGATTTGAACAAGATTGACGGTATTGGCAAGCGCAATGCCGAAATATTATACGCTGCCGTAGAACTGGGAAGGAGACTGCACAAGGAACGGGTAAAATTATATGCCCCGGACTTTAGTACGCCCCGTGCAGTAGCAGATTATGTCATGGAAGACATGCGGTGTTTGACACAAGAAGAATTTAGAGCAGCCCTGCTGACTTGTAAAAATCAACTGATTACGGTCAAGACACTGACTAAGGGGACAATTAATGCGAGTTTAGCAAAGTCCCGCGAAGTATTTAAAATGGCCTTACAGTACAATGCCGCTGCGGTTATCTTAGTACACAATCACCCGAGTGGCGATCCGGCGCCTAGCCGTGACGATATTAGCGTAACGCAAAAAATTTTCCAAGCTGGCCAAGTCATGGAAATACCTGTTTTAGATCATATTATTATTGGTGACGGTACCTTTACAAGTTTATGTGAGTTAGGATACATATAA
- a CDS encoding nucleotidyltransferase domain-containing protein has translation MIRDITALARKHGIGKIILFGSRARGTHTERSDIDIAVYGGDFDSFYWDIQERVHTLLTFDIIDGNKITAELKNEIERDGVVLYEKAG, from the coding sequence GTGATTAGAGACATAACCGCTTTGGCGAGAAAACATGGTATTGGTAAAATTATCCTCTTTGGTTCCCGGGCCAGGGGAACGCATACCGAGCGAAGTGATATTGATATTGCCGTATACGGCGGCGATTTTGATTCGTTCTATTGGGATATACAAGAACGTGTTCATACCTTGCTGACTTTTGATATCATAGACGGGAATAAAATTACGGCAGAATTAAAGAATGAAATTGAGAGGGATGGAGTGGTGTTGTATGAAAAAGCTGGATAA
- a CDS encoding type II toxin-antitoxin system YafQ family toxin → MLKLRYHTKFKKDYKRAIKRGLNKDLLMEVITKLQNEEPLPAKNHDHELIHYMGKDSVRECHIQPDWLLIYAIQKDELILDLLRTGSHSDVF, encoded by the coding sequence ATGCTTAAGCTTAGATACCACACGAAATTTAAGAAGGATTATAAAAGGGCTATAAAGAGGGGATTAAATAAGGATTTACTGATGGAGGTCATTACCAAGTTACAGAACGAAGAACCCCTGCCTGCGAAGAATCATGACCATGAGCTGATTCATTATATGGGTAAGGATTCTGTTAGAGAATGTCATATACAGCCAGATTGGCTGTTGATTTATGCGATTCAAAAAGATGAATTAATTCTTGATTTATTGCGAACTGGAAGCCATAGTGATGTATTCTGA
- a CDS encoding single-stranded DNA-binding protein, whose translation MNHIEVLGNLTKEVDVRITAKQKTMAMFTIAENYYDFFSKERKTQYFRIVAYGKKAEIIADHFGKGSRINVKGNMEHVKFTGDDGKDKSYWRILLNDFDFCEKKGKGQA comes from the coding sequence ATGAATCATATTGAAGTTTTGGGGAATCTAACTAAAGAAGTCGATGTACGCATTACGGCAAAACAAAAGACCATGGCGATGTTTACGATTGCCGAAAATTATTATGATTTTTTTTCAAAGGAAAGAAAAACGCAGTACTTCAGAATAGTGGCATACGGGAAAAAGGCGGAGATTATTGCTGACCATTTCGGGAAAGGTAGCCGAATCAATGTAAAAGGCAACATGGAGCATGTAAAGTTTACTGGCGATGACGGCAAGGATAAGTCATACTGGCGTATTTTGTTAAATGATTTTGATTTTTGTGAAAAGAAAGGAAAGGGACAGGCATGA
- a CDS encoding DUF3846 domain-containing protein: MGKIKVVIKKIGRNPIVTIIEDDLKTAQRIVKGRIEIVSVANGIDMIVNEEGKLNGSEPNFYIAQNGYTDLIFGDVLFTGVDYEEGTQISLTDGQIQYVLDWLNNCRKPKGDEQGEEFIRYYIDI; encoded by the coding sequence ATGGGAAAAATTAAAGTAGTTATCAAAAAAATTGGTAGAAATCCAATCGTTACGATTATAGAAGATGATTTGAAGACGGCTCAGCGGATTGTAAAAGGAAGGATTGAAATCGTATCCGTCGCCAATGGCATTGACATGATTGTCAATGAAGAAGGAAAGCTAAATGGAAGTGAGCCTAATTTCTATATCGCACAAAACGGCTATACCGATTTGATTTTTGGCGACGTGTTATTTACGGGAGTTGATTATGAGGAAGGGACGCAGATAAGCCTTACTGACGGGCAGATACAATATGTATTGGATTGGCTTAATAACTGCAGAAAGCCAAAAGGGGACGAACAAGGAGAAGAATTTATACGGTATTATATAGATATTTGA
- a CDS encoding helix-turn-helix domain-containing protein, translated as MIWLKKDGFDEEIIMSATFGERLKRLRKAYELTQKDVDTFLVNRSRTALTYWESGQVVPGAKNLSSLADFFGVTTDWLLGRSYVAYTEDSVVLAEYSAWRRIEEYMCVHQSFAALDLYEVYISKYMDIRCEYSLASRANIAVLLQLYTAKNEVLQQRREAWLGQLEIIFKTDEPVYILEEIDS; from the coding sequence ATGATTTGGCTAAAGAAAGATGGTTTTGACGAGGAAATAATTATGTCTGCAACATTTGGGGAGCGGCTTAAAAGGCTGCGAAAGGCATATGAGTTGACGCAGAAAGACGTAGATACGTTTTTAGTCAACCGGTCAAGGACTGCGTTGACATACTGGGAATCAGGTCAGGTTGTACCGGGGGCTAAAAATTTATCCAGTCTGGCTGATTTTTTTGGAGTTACGACGGATTGGTTGTTGGGAAGGTCCTATGTTGCATATACTGAGGACTCAGTGGTCTTGGCAGAATATAGTGCTTGGCGCCGGATTGAAGAATATATGTGTGTGCACCAATCATTTGCTGCGCTTGATCTGTATGAGGTGTATATAAGTAAATATATGGATATCCGCTGCGAATACTCTTTGGCATCGCGCGCAAATATTGCGGTGCTGCTGCAGCTTTATACGGCTAAAAACGAAGTATTACAGCAGAGAAGAGAGGCGTGGTTGGGACAGCTAGAGATAATATTTAAGACAGATGAACCTGTGTATATATTGGAGGAGATAGATAGTTGA
- a CDS encoding Rpn family recombination-promoting nuclease/putative transposase, with the protein MKLNRLNDVFFKYLLGDVKRKTLTLSFINSILNRTEDNVFTDLDFLDKELTPIEQDGKVSVLDIRARMNDGTQVNIEVQVCKDPDMARRSLYYWSKMYSGELHEGEPYNKLMQAISINLMDFNAFPEYTSCHHSYHICNDETNDRLLDDLEMHFIELEKIRIGDIRNLKKSEQWIAYFSNQCSDEEREVLAMSEPAIKEAMKSEMYFTQDEKLRRKYEIQEKARRDYISMMENIRVAQEEARIAQEKLRKEQEKARIAQEEIVLGLLREGLPYDMIARITKLSMEKIQEIAETQV; encoded by the coding sequence ATGAAGTTAAACCGGCTGAACGACGTATTCTTTAAATATTTATTGGGCGACGTGAAACGAAAGACGCTTACTCTCAGCTTTATCAACAGTATTTTGAATCGAACCGAAGATAATGTATTTACGGATTTAGATTTTCTGGATAAAGAATTAACCCCGATTGAGCAGGATGGAAAAGTTTCTGTTCTGGATATACGGGCAAGGATGAATGACGGCACGCAGGTTAATATTGAAGTGCAGGTATGCAAAGACCCGGATATGGCGAGACGTTCGTTGTATTACTGGTCAAAAATGTACAGTGGAGAACTGCATGAAGGCGAGCCATATAATAAACTGATGCAGGCGATTTCCATTAACCTGATGGATTTCAATGCGTTTCCTGAATATACGTCCTGCCATCATTCCTATCATATTTGCAATGACGAGACGAATGACCGACTATTGGATGACTTGGAAATGCATTTTATCGAATTGGAGAAAATCCGCATTGGCGATATACGGAACCTGAAGAAATCGGAACAGTGGATTGCCTATTTTTCTAACCAATGCAGCGATGAGGAACGGGAGGTGTTGGCGATGAGCGAACCAGCTATTAAAGAAGCGATGAAAAGCGAGATGTATTTTACGCAAGACGAAAAATTGCGCAGAAAGTATGAAATACAGGAAAAAGCCCGTCGGGATTACATTTCCATGATGGAGAATATCAGGGTTGCACAGGAAGAAGCTCGAATCGCCCAAGAAAAACTCCGTAAAGAACAAGAAAAAGCTCGAATTGCGCAGGAGGAAATCGTATTAGGATTATTGCGAGAAGGTCTGCCCTATGATATGATTGCACGGATTACAAAATTATCCATGGAAAAGATACAAGAAATTGCTGAAACGCAAGTATAA
- a CDS encoding type II toxin-antitoxin system Phd/YefM family antitoxin has translation MLHTNATSFRKNLFSLLENAVKYNECININTKIGNAVVISEDEYNSMVETLKILSNPAMKEKVMKGKDTPLSECIDESEVQW, from the coding sequence ATGTTACATACCAATGCTACTTCTTTCAGAAAAAATTTATTTTCCTTACTGGAAAATGCGGTTAAATATAATGAATGCATCAATATCAATACAAAGATAGGCAATGCCGTTGTTATTAGTGAAGACGAATATAATAGTATGGTGGAAACGTTAAAGATTCTTTCGAATCCAGCAATGAAAGAAAAGGTGATGAAGGGCAAAGATACGCCGTTGTCTGAATGTATAGACGAAAGCGAGGTACAATGGTAG
- a CDS encoding PcfJ domain-containing protein, giving the protein MRKIAECCIGARVPGYQRYGTPTVFVAEKASGYSGIYYAYCDICGGMFKFNRWYRRISLICPCCGRKHTGIGREIMFTTDDRSILPYRLYMTVIEFKDKIEVRLTYDGMRFDCEKEKIEWYKNVKEVFALNIKDERADWKQIVEGLVVGETAIGYYTDVKEMWQKTALSFFHYRRIIKSGNLTILLRKLRACINQHMVNKGYSRKAFYLQGNESCRLYGSVLAIARKVRFWDAPVMPYNGIGRLSFKEWKEYRLKEQHLPENWEIHVEKIMKKEGMSYQQAVLQVLGLPNTSFVRRNLTYENIFAFMHAYSLPTLAMANEASKTFISMEPPVDRRNIYWNIDTYKQKVMQICKFIRTFYAQYMSVMTWKHIAGKIDLYIDTLRLWECADKITKREFCKADVPLSHLHDWLSVAVARQDDREVIFCISEKLKQSLRKNINGYNFKCIERKSELKKAAIELKNCSVGYSRRIGSHVQIVVVVNKEGKLTAMLEVREHTICQAKLFANDEVYKNVSVNKACIAYARSAGLTCNTCDIEAMD; this is encoded by the coding sequence ATGAGAAAAATTGCTGAATGTTGCATCGGCGCACGGGTGCCAGGCTATCAGCGATACGGGACGCCGACAGTATTTGTCGCTGAAAAAGCGAGTGGATATAGCGGTATCTATTATGCGTACTGCGATATATGCGGCGGTATGTTTAAGTTTAATCGGTGGTATCGCAGAATATCACTTATTTGCCCGTGTTGTGGCAGGAAGCATACGGGCATAGGACGTGAAATCATGTTCACGACCGATGACAGAAGTATTTTGCCGTATCGACTATACATGACGGTCATTGAGTTTAAAGATAAAATAGAAGTACGGCTTACATATGATGGCATGCGCTTTGATTGTGAAAAAGAAAAAATCGAATGGTATAAGAATGTCAAAGAAGTGTTTGCGCTTAATATCAAGGACGAAAGAGCAGATTGGAAACAAATCGTTGAGGGTCTTGTTGTTGGCGAAACGGCGATAGGATATTACACCGATGTGAAAGAAATGTGGCAGAAAACCGCATTGTCTTTCTTTCACTACCGCCGCATTATAAAAAGCGGAAATCTGACTATATTACTGCGAAAATTACGTGCTTGCATAAATCAGCATATGGTTAACAAAGGGTACAGCAGAAAAGCGTTTTATTTACAAGGAAATGAATCATGTCGGCTGTATGGAAGCGTCTTGGCTATTGCCAGAAAAGTGCGGTTCTGGGATGCACCAGTGATGCCATATAATGGGATAGGGAGATTGTCTTTTAAAGAATGGAAAGAATATCGGTTAAAAGAACAGCATTTGCCTGAGAACTGGGAAATCCATGTGGAGAAGATAATGAAAAAGGAAGGGATGTCATATCAGCAAGCTGTATTACAGGTTTTGGGATTGCCCAATACGTCGTTTGTTCGCCGTAATCTCACTTATGAAAACATATTTGCGTTTATGCATGCCTATTCCCTTCCTACTCTTGCTATGGCAAATGAGGCCAGCAAAACTTTTATTTCCATGGAACCCCCTGTGGATAGAAGAAATATATACTGGAATATAGATACATATAAACAAAAAGTCATGCAGATATGTAAGTTTATCCGTACCTTTTATGCACAGTACATGTCGGTCATGACATGGAAACATATAGCAGGTAAGATTGATTTGTATATAGATACCTTGCGGTTATGGGAGTGTGCAGATAAAATTACAAAAAGAGAGTTTTGCAAAGCAGATGTGCCGCTGTCTCATTTGCATGATTGGCTTTCCGTTGCCGTAGCGAGACAGGATGACCGGGAAGTTATATTTTGTATATCGGAAAAGCTGAAACAATCTTTGCGGAAGAATATTAACGGCTATAATTTTAAGTGCATTGAACGAAAGTCAGAACTAAAAAAGGCAGCAATAGAGTTAAAAAATTGTTCTGTCGGATATTCCCGGAGAATCGGAAGTCATGTGCAGATTGTCGTGGTCGTAAATAAAGAAGGAAAGTTAACTGCTATGTTGGAAGTGAGAGAACATACTATCTGCCAAGCTAAATTATTTGCAAACGATGAAGTATACAAAAATGTATCTGTAAATAAAGCATGTATTGCATATGCTCGAAGTGCGGGATTGACATGCAATACGTGCGACATTGAAGCTATGGATTGA
- a CDS encoding DNA polymerase Y family protein yields MKTILHADLNSFYASVEIMQHPELKHKPVAVCGATETRHGIILAKSQLAKEAGIKTAMTNIEAKCLCPDLIMVPPHYDEYLKYSHLTRQIYERYTDLVEPYGMDECWLDVTHSRIYGSGREIAEEIRQTVKSELGLTVSIGISFTKIFAKLGSDMKKPDAITELPPDVIPKIVYPLPVSNLLYVGPATAAKLRNYAGISTIGQLAHARPDMLKDLLGINGIKLWEFANGIDNARVKHKHYIAPIKSIGRGITCTEDLHTDEDVWKVMLALSQDVGHKLRLQHVMATGVQISLREKSLLTRQYQEHLPFPTQSPKYLAQAGKKLLVEKYPWSAPIRAVTIRAINLIPDTTPQQLDLFTDFENVDKQEKAEAAIETIRRRFGKRAIVPACLMGDLKMPDDGRDEVILPGMLYI; encoded by the coding sequence ATGAAAACTATTCTGCATGCAGATTTAAATAGCTTTTATGCGTCTGTTGAAATCATGCAGCATCCAGAGCTGAAACATAAACCCGTCGCCGTCTGCGGCGCCACAGAAACCAGGCACGGCATTATCCTAGCTAAATCACAACTGGCAAAAGAGGCTGGCATCAAAACAGCCATGACGAACATCGAAGCTAAATGCCTTTGTCCTGACCTAATTATGGTGCCTCCGCATTATGATGAATACCTCAAATACAGCCATCTTACTCGCCAGATTTATGAACGCTATACCGATCTCGTTGAACCCTATGGAATGGACGAATGTTGGCTTGACGTTACGCATAGCCGGATCTATGGATCAGGCCGAGAAATAGCCGAAGAAATCCGTCAAACCGTCAAATCCGAACTGGGCCTTACAGTATCTATTGGCATATCTTTTACTAAAATATTTGCAAAACTTGGAAGCGATATGAAAAAACCGGACGCCATTACAGAGCTTCCGCCAGATGTTATCCCGAAAATAGTCTATCCTCTGCCCGTATCGAATTTGCTATACGTCGGACCGGCAACCGCCGCTAAACTGCGCAATTACGCAGGCATATCTACGATAGGGCAATTAGCCCATGCCCGGCCGGATATGCTTAAAGATTTGCTGGGCATCAACGGCATCAAGCTATGGGAGTTTGCGAACGGGATAGATAATGCCAGGGTAAAGCACAAACACTACATTGCGCCGATAAAATCAATAGGCCGTGGCATTACCTGTACAGAGGATCTTCATACGGACGAAGACGTCTGGAAGGTCATGCTGGCATTATCTCAAGATGTCGGACATAAGCTGCGTCTGCAGCATGTCATGGCAACAGGAGTACAAATCTCCCTGCGCGAAAAATCCCTGCTGACCAGGCAATATCAGGAACACCTGCCCTTTCCCACACAAAGCCCGAAGTACCTTGCCCAGGCAGGAAAAAAGCTCCTCGTGGAAAAATATCCTTGGTCCGCGCCGATCCGCGCCGTCACGATCCGGGCCATCAATCTCATACCGGATACGACGCCGCAGCAGCTGGATTTATTCACAGATTTTGAAAACGTCGATAAACAAGAGAAAGCCGAGGCAGCCATTGAAACAATCCGGCGCCGTTTCGGCAAACGTGCTATCGTCCCAGCCTGTCTCATGGGAGATCTGAAAATGCCGGATGACGGCCGGGACGAAGTAATTTTGCCAGGTATGCTGTATATATAA